From the genome of Elusimicrobiota bacterium:
GGTGGCCCCCGCGGACCGCCGCCCCCTGCCGGTCAACCCCGCGGAACGGAAACGTTTTCTGGAAAGCGTCGTCCGGGCCAAGGCCTACATCGCCGCGGGCGACATCATTCAAGTGGTGCCGTCCCGCCGGGTGAGCGTTAAAACCCCGGCCCACCCCCTGGAAATTTACCGGGCTCTCCGCCGGATCAACCCCTCGCCTTACATGTATTTTTTCCGGGACGGCGACACCCACGTCATCGGCTCCAGCCCCGAGATGCTGGTGCGGCTGGAGGACGGCCGGGCCGAAACGCGCCCCATCGCCGGCACGCGCCCCCGGGGCGCCACCCCGGCGGAGGACGAGCGCCTGGCCCGGGAACTTCTCCGGGACCCCAAGGAACGGGCGGAACATTTGATGCTGGTGGATTTGGCCCGAAACGACCTGGGCCGGGTGTCCAAGCCCGGGTCGGTGAAGGTTCCGGATTTCATGACCGTGGAGCGTTACAGCCACGTCATGCACATCGTCTCCAAGGTGACCTCGGAACTGGCGGCCGGGCGGGATGCTTTCGACCTTTTCCGGGCGACCTTTCCCGCGGGCACGCTCTCCGGCGCGCCCAAAATCCGCGCCATGGAGATCATCGAGGAATTGGAACCCACGCGCCGGGGCCTGTACGGCGGGGCCGTGGGGTATTTCTCCTACACGGGGAACATGGACGTGGCCATCGCCATCCGCACCATTTTGCTCCAAAAGGGCATGGCCCACCTGCAGGCCGGCGCCGGCATCGTGGCCGATTCGGTGCCCGCCACGGAATTTGAAGAGACGCAAAACAAGATGGCGGCCTTGGTCGCCGCGTTGAGGTTGGCGGGAACAAAAATTTAGTTTTTGATTTTGCATTATCCCTTTTAGGGGAAATATTGATTCAACGTCGCGGGGCTGCGCGCCCCGCACCCCGCCCCATTTCTTTTGGGCACGCAAAAGAAATGGGGGAAAGAAAACGTGCCCCGGTCGGCCTGCGCGCGCCGTTTTGACGGGCGGCCCTCACGTGGGCCAAACGTCGGCCCCGGTTCCCTGTCGGCTGCCGCCGCCAAACCGGGACCGGCACGCCTCAACGGCCTATCGGCGGCACAACGGGCCGCGCCGCTGCCGTCAAAACGTCGTGCTCGAATCGCCTTAAGGGGGGCTTAGAGGCAAAAGCCTAAACCTTATAAGTGCCGAAATTTGAAGTTGACGGTTCTGGTTTTGAATTTGGGCCCCCCCTTGAGGCGTTCTGAGCACGCTTTTTTGAAGATCGCGGGCCCGGGCCTGTCCGATCCGGCCCGTGGGAAGTTGAGGGCCGGGAGTTGGTCCGGGCTCCTTCAAAAAAGCGCGCGGAAGCCGTCGGGGGCGACTTTCTTTTGGATACTTTTCTTTGGGCGTCCAAAGAAAAGTATCCCGGGTGTGGGCCGGGGAGGCCCACGACTTGGATTTCTCGGGTCCAGGGCGAAGCGCCTGGGATGTTGGTGCCGGGTGTGGGCCGGGGAGGCCCACGACGGTGATTTTCCAGTTGAAATAAAAATTTCGTGAGTTTTTATAGTTGAGGAAAAAAGATGATCTTGGTGATCGATAACTACGATTCCTTCACTTACAACCTCGTCCAATATTTGGGCGAGTTGAAGCAGGACGTCCGGGTGGTCCGGAACGACGAAATCGAAGTCGCCGACATCGCGCGGATGGCGCCCGAACGGATTTTGATCTCCCCGGGCCCCTGCACCCCCAAGGAAGCCGGCATTTCCGTTGACGTCATCCGCGAATACGCCGGAAAAATCCCCATTTTGGGTGTGTGCCTCGGCCACCAATCCCTGGGCTACGCCTTCGGCGGCAAAATCGTCCGGGCCAAAAAATTGATGCACGGGAAGACTTCGCAAATCCGCCACGACGGGAAGGGCGTGTTCAAGGGGTTGAAGAACCCCTTCACGGCCACCCGCTACCACTCCCTGGTCATCGAAAAGAAATCCCGCCCCCGAGATTTGATCGTGACGGCGACCTCCGAGGACGGCGAAATCATGGGCGTCCGCCATCGAAAACTGCCCGCGTTGGAAGGCGTTCAGTTTCACCCGGAGAGCGTGCTCACCGAAGGGGGACGGGCCCTTCTTAAAAATTTTATCGGCATGCGTATCGGCGATTGACAAGAAGTTCCGTCATTCCCGAATGACTTTGTCGGGAATCCAGCCTTATTCGGTAAAATGTGGCGATGGAGAAATATCCCTGTGTATACCTCCTGGCCAGTCGCCCGCAGGGGACCTTGTACCTGGGAGTGACCTCGCAATTGGCCAAGCGAGTATGGGAGCACAAACACGACGTGGTGGATGGTTTCAGCAAAAAATACGGTGTCCACCGCCTTGTTTGGTACGAACTTCAATCCTCCATGACTTTGGCGATTCAGCGTGAAAAGGCCCTCAAAAAATGGAATCGGAAGTGGAAATTGCGCCTCATTGAACAATTCAACCCCCTTTGGAAAGATTTGAGTGACGAGATACAACTTTAAGACTCGATGAATGTCCCGAATCGGAATTTACCGGTAAATATTCCGGGACTTCCCCTTTCTCATTCCGGCAAGGGGTTGGCCGGAATCCAGCCTTGAAACTGGATTCCCGACAAGACCATTCGGGAATGACGAGCGAAAACAAACGAACAAAGATAAAAGAATAGGACGCAAACCGATGATTCAAACCGCCATCGCCAAATTGGTCGATCGCCACGACCTGACTTTCGACGAAGCCCGGGAATCCGTGGCCGAGATTTTCGGGGGTCACGTCCCTCCGAGCCAGATCGCGGGTTTCTTGGTGGCCCTCCGCATGAAGGGCGAGACCGTGGAGGAAATCGCCGGGGCGGCGGAGGCCATGCGGTCGGCCGCCACCCGCATCCACCTGCCCGAGGTTTCGGTCATCGCCGATACCTGCGGCACCGGCGGGGATAAGCAGGGCAGTTTCAACATTTCGACCGCCGCGGCTTTTGTGGTGGCCGGGGCCGGTTTCACCGTGGCCAAGCACGGCAACCGCTCCATCTCCTCCCAGTGCGGGAGCGCCGACGTCCTGGAGGTCCTGGGGGTGCGGGTGGACCCGGCGCCCTCGGTGGTGGAACGGTGTTTGAAAGAGATCGGCATCGGTTTTCTGTTCGCCCCCGCCTTCCACCCCGCCATGAAGTTCGCCGGCCCCGTTCGCCGGGAGTTGGGCGTTCGAACCGTTTTCAACGTGCTGGGCCCCCTCACGAACCCCGCCGGGGCCAACGCCCAGGTGGTGGGCGTTTTCTCCCCGCGCATGGTGGAGGTGTTGGCCAAGGTCCTGGTTCGATTGGGCACCCGGGAATCCCTGGTGGTCCACGGCGCGGGGCACGACGAAATCACGCTTTCCGGCAACACGAAGGTGGCGGACATTCGCGGGGGACGCATCACCCACCGCACGTTGACGCCCAAGGATTTCGGGTTCAAGCGGGTCCCGGCGTCGGTGTTGGTGGGCGGGGACAAGGAAACCAACGCCGACATCATTCGCCGCGTGTTGAAGGGCGAATCCGGCCCCCAGCGGGACGCCGTGGTGGCCAACGCCGCGGCCGCCGTTTGGGTGGCGGGTCGCGCCGCGGGCCGGGCCGATTTAAAGACCCTGATGCACGGCCGCCGCGCGGCCGAGGCCTCCATCGACACCGGCGCCGCCCGGGAAAAACTGGAGCGGCTGGCCGTTCTTTCCAATACCCCGTGAGCGAAACCAAGGGGTTGGACCGAATCGTCGCCCGGGTGCGGGCCGCCCTCCCGGACAAACAGCGGGCGGTGCCCCTGGCGGTCCTCGAGAAACGGGCCCGGGAAAAACCGCGCCCGCTTGACTTCCTTTCGGCCGTCCGCCAACCGAACCGCGTGTCGGTCATCGCGGAACTCAAAAAAGCGAGCCCCTCCGGGGGCCTTCTCCGTCCCGACTACGACGTGGCCGCGGGGGCCAAATCCTACGCCGCCGCCGGGGCCCGGGCCCTCTCGATCTTGACGGAGGAAAATTATTTTCTCGGCGAACCGGACCACCTCGGAAAAGCCAAGGCGGCCTCGGGACTGCCTGTTTTGAGAAAAGATTTCGTCGTCGACCCCTATCAAATTCACGAGGCCCGGGCCTTCGGCGCCGACGCCGTTCTTTTGATCGTCGCCCTGTTGGAGGACAAAACCCTGCGGGCGCTTCTCTCCATCGTCAAGGAATGGGGCATGACGCCCCTGGTGGAGGCCCACGACGCCCTGGAATTGCGGCGGGCCCTGGACGTCGGCGCGATGCTGGTCGGCATCAACAGTCGGAATTTGAAGGATTTAACGATGAACCCCGGGGCGTTTGAGACGTTGCTCCCCCGGGTGCCTCCGGGCGTGACGGCCGTGGCCGAAAGCGGGATCAAAACGGCGGAGGACATCAAAAAAATTCGGGCCCTGGGGGCCCGGGCCGTGCTGGTGGGGGAATCCCTGCTCCGGCAAAGCGATTTGGAATCCGCGACGCGGGTTCTCGTGGAGGCGGGACAATGATGAAGGCAAAGATCTGCGGCATCACCAACGAGGAGGACGCGACCTGGGCGGTGAACCTGGGCGCCCACTTCATCGGGCTCAATTTCCATTCGGAAAGTCCCCGGAAAGTGTCCGTGGACCTGGCGGCCCGGATCGCCAAAAAAGTGCCGCCCTTCGTTCCCCTGGTGGGGGTGTTCGTCAATCAAACCCCGGCGGAGATCGTGAAGATCGCCCAAAAAGTCGGTCTGGGCGGAATTCAACTCCACGGGGACCAGACGCCGGACGATTGCCGGGCCATCGCCGGGCAGCTGGAAAGTTTTGTGATGCGGGCCTTCCGCATCGGCGGCGAAGCCGACCTGGAGCCCCTGGCCGCCTTTCAAGAGGTGTGCAAATACGTCCTCTTGGACGCCCGGGTGGAGGGCCAGCCCGGCGGCACCGGCCAAACCTTTCCCTGGGAGCTGGCGGCCCGGGCGAAATCCTTCGGCGTTCCGATCTTCCTGGCCGGCGGGCTCACCCCGGAGAACGTGGAGGCCGCCGTCGAAGCCGCCCAGCCCTTCGCCGTGGACGTGGCCAGCGGGGTCGAAAAATCCCCGAAGCGGAAGGATTACGACAAAATGAAAAAATTCCTGGAAGTGGTGAAATTTTCTTGAAAACCCACGCCCTTGGGAACCAATTAAAAATGGCTCGGAACCCTGGGGTAAGTTGTCCGCTTGAATTCTGTTTCAAGGACTGGGCCCCGGCCTTCGCCGGGGCGACGAGCCTTTGAGACCGCCGTCCTCACGAAACATCCGGGCCATTCGCGAATATAAGGCATTTAAGGCAAAGGATGAGCGGATCCCATGCCCAAGACCCCCTGCGTGTACCTTTTGGCCAGCGGTCGAAATGGGACCCTCTATGTTGGAGTAACCTCCGATCCTGTGAAGCGCGTCGGGGAGCACAAGAACAATTTGGTCCCTGGTTTCACAAAGAAATACGCCGTGCACTATTTGGTTTGGTATGAAATGCATCCGACCATGGAGTCGGCGATCCGACGGGAAAAGGCCATGAAGGAATGGAAGCGGAAATGGAAATTGAATTTGATAGAAAAAACCAATCCCCGATGGCTCGATTTGTATGATTCCATCGTCCACTAAGGTTCGTCGCCCCGGCGAAGGCCGGGGCCCAGGGCGTAAAACGTCGGTTCGCGGCTGGGCGGTCGGGCTTCAACGGTGGGTCGGTGGAATTTTTTTCGGAGACCTTCAATGAAAACAAAACATCCCTTAACACGGCCTTCGATGCTCCTGGCCGATCTTCCCGACCGCCGCGGTTACTTCGGCGACTACGGCGGGCGATTCGTGCCCGAAACCCTGGTGGCGCCCTTGGAAGAGCTGGAAGCGGCTTTTCGCCGCCTGCACCGGGACCCGGCGTTCAAAAAAGAGTTGAACGACCTCCTGTCAAAATTCGCCGGACGGCCGACCCCGCTCCTTTTTGCCAAAAATTTGACCGGGCGCCTCGACGGACCCCGGGTCTACTTAAAGCGCGAAGACCTCTGCCACACCGGCGCCCACAAGATCAACAACACGCTCGGGCAGGTCCTGCTCGCCAAGCGGCTGGGGAAAAAGCGCGTCATCGCCGAAACCGGCGCCGGCCAGCACGGGGTCGGCACCGCCACGGCCTGCGCGCGGCTGGGCCTGGCCTGCGAAGTCTACATGGGCGCCGAGGACATCGAACGCCAATCGCTCAACGTGTTCCGCATGCGAAGCATGGGGGCCAAGGTCATTCCCGTAACCACCGGGTCCCGCACGCTCAAAGACGCCATCAACGAAGCCATGCGGGACTGGGTCACGAACGTCCGCACCACGTTTTACTGTCTGGGTTCCGTCGTGGGGCCCCACCCCTACCCCTGGCTGGTCCGGGAGTTTCAAAGCGTCATCGGCCGGGAGGTCCGGTGGCAGATGAAAAAAGCCGAGGGGCGGGACCCCGACGCCCTGGTGGCCTGCGTCGGCGGCGGGTCCAACGCCATCGGCCTTTTCGCGCCTTTTTACGACCACCCCAAGGTGAAGTTTTACGGCGTCGAAGCCGGCGGCGACGGCCTTCGCACGGGCCGCCACGCGGCCACCCTGTGCACGGGAACGCCCGGCGTGCTTCACGGCGCCCGGACGTATTTGATGCAGGACGAGAACGGCCAGGTCCTGGGCACCCACTCCATTTCGGCCGGGCTCGATTACCCGGCGGTGGGCCCGGAACACTCCTTCTACAAGGACACCGGCCGCGCCACCTACGTGGCCGCCACGGACAAGGAGGCCCTGGCGGGGTTTAAATTGTTGAACGAAACCGAAGGCCTCTCCGGCGCCCTGGAGTCCGTCCACGCCGTGGGGTATTTGCCGAAGCTTTGCCGCCGAATGAAAAAAAACCAGTCCGTCGTGGTCGGCCTTTCCGGCCGGGGAGACAAGGACATGGTTCAGCTTCAGCAATTCCTGAACCATTGAAATGAGGAAAAATTACCGGGCCCTGGGCGCGTTGCTGGTCGGAACGGTCCTTTGTCCGTTTCCGTCGTCGGCCGCCCTCCTGGGGGAAAACAAAACCTGGACCCTCTCGCCCAAGATCGGGTTTTCGCCCTTCACCGGGGTGTTGGGCGCGGAATTCCGATGGGAACACCTCGGCCTCGGCGCGGGCTATTCAACCGTGGGGGTGAAATACTATTTTTGGAAGAGTGGTTCCTCCCCCTACGTGGGGCCGTTTTTTTCAAAATACCGGCTGGACCACAACGAAACCATCGACGGCATCGATTACGATCGCTACACCCATCGGGAAGCCGGGGTTTCCGGCGGCTACCAATGGCAGTGGCAATCCCGATGGAATTTGGAAGTGGGCCTCAAATATTCCCGTATTAAGAAGAAGTGGGAAAAATCGCCCCGTTGGCGGGAAGAAAAGGGCAACTTCATCGGCCCGGCCGTCGCCGTCGGATTCGCTTTTT
Proteins encoded in this window:
- a CDS encoding aminodeoxychorismate/anthranilate synthase component II — translated: MILVIDNYDSFTYNLVQYLGELKQDVRVVRNDEIEVADIARMAPERILISPGPCTPKEAGISVDVIREYAGKIPILGVCLGHQSLGYAFGGKIVRAKKLMHGKTSQIRHDGKGVFKGLKNPFTATRYHSLVIEKKSRPRDLIVTATSEDGEIMGVRHRKLPALEGVQFHPESVLTEGGRALLKNFIGMRIGD
- a CDS encoding GIY-YIG nuclease family protein, with translation MPKTPCVYLLASGRNGTLYVGVTSDPVKRVGEHKNNLVPGFTKKYAVHYLVWYEMHPTMESAIRREKAMKEWKRKWKLNLIEKTNPRWLDLYDSIVH
- the trpB gene encoding tryptophan synthase subunit beta gives rise to the protein MLLADLPDRRGYFGDYGGRFVPETLVAPLEELEAAFRRLHRDPAFKKELNDLLSKFAGRPTPLLFAKNLTGRLDGPRVYLKREDLCHTGAHKINNTLGQVLLAKRLGKKRVIAETGAGQHGVGTATACARLGLACEVYMGAEDIERQSLNVFRMRSMGAKVIPVTTGSRTLKDAINEAMRDWVTNVRTTFYCLGSVVGPHPYPWLVREFQSVIGREVRWQMKKAEGRDPDALVACVGGGSNAIGLFAPFYDHPKVKFYGVEAGGDGLRTGRHAATLCTGTPGVLHGARTYLMQDENGQVLGTHSISAGLDYPAVGPEHSFYKDTGRATYVAATDKEALAGFKLLNETEGLSGALESVHAVGYLPKLCRRMKKNQSVVVGLSGRGDKDMVQLQQFLNH
- the trpC gene encoding indole-3-glycerol phosphate synthase TrpC, with translation MSETKGLDRIVARVRAALPDKQRAVPLAVLEKRAREKPRPLDFLSAVRQPNRVSVIAELKKASPSGGLLRPDYDVAAGAKSYAAAGARALSILTEENYFLGEPDHLGKAKAASGLPVLRKDFVVDPYQIHEARAFGADAVLLIVALLEDKTLRALLSIVKEWGMTPLVEAHDALELRRALDVGAMLVGINSRNLKDLTMNPGAFETLLPRVPPGVTAVAESGIKTAEDIKKIRALGARAVLVGESLLRQSDLESATRVLVEAGQ
- a CDS encoding GIY-YIG nuclease family protein produces the protein MEKYPCVYLLASRPQGTLYLGVTSQLAKRVWEHKHDVVDGFSKKYGVHRLVWYELQSSMTLAIQREKALKKWNRKWKLRLIEQFNPLWKDLSDEIQL
- a CDS encoding phosphoribosylanthranilate isomerase, translated to MMKAKICGITNEEDATWAVNLGAHFIGLNFHSESPRKVSVDLAARIAKKVPPFVPLVGVFVNQTPAEIVKIAQKVGLGGIQLHGDQTPDDCRAIAGQLESFVMRAFRIGGEADLEPLAAFQEVCKYVLLDARVEGQPGGTGQTFPWELAARAKSFGVPIFLAGGLTPENVEAAVEAAQPFAVDVASGVEKSPKRKDYDKMKKFLEVVKFS
- a CDS encoding TonB-dependent receptor; this translates as MRKNYRALGALLVGTVLCPFPSSAALLGENKTWTLSPKIGFSPFTGVLGAEFRWEHLGLGAGYSTVGVKYYFWKSGSSPYVGPFFSKYRLDHNETIDGIDYDRYTHREAGVSGGYQWQWQSRWNLEVGLKYSRIKKKWEKSPRWREEKGNFIGPAVAVGFAF
- the trpE gene encoding anthranilate synthase component I, which encodes MITPSLSEFKRLARRYNAVPVAVECLADEVTPLGLFHGLYAKSPQCFLLESVEGGEHLGRYSFAAFEPQVVLRSRAAGAPSPDGGVGPLAALREAVRHRRSPEVPGLPRFYGGAVGFIGYDIVRHFERLPLRAADALGLPDFVFFLTGDLFIFDHVAHTVRLVRTVRIPKGVSLDSLYQRTVRELRARVERIRPAAPPLTPVAPADRRPLPVNPAERKRFLESVVRAKAYIAAGDIIQVVPSRRVSVKTPAHPLEIYRALRRINPSPYMYFFRDGDTHVIGSSPEMLVRLEDGRAETRPIAGTRPRGATPAEDERLARELLRDPKERAEHLMLVDLARNDLGRVSKPGSVKVPDFMTVERYSHVMHIVSKVTSELAAGRDAFDLFRATFPAGTLSGAPKIRAMEIIEELEPTRRGLYGGAVGYFSYTGNMDVAIAIRTILLQKGMAHLQAGAGIVADSVPATEFEETQNKMAALVAALRLAGTKI
- the trpD gene encoding anthranilate phosphoribosyltransferase, which gives rise to MIQTAIAKLVDRHDLTFDEARESVAEIFGGHVPPSQIAGFLVALRMKGETVEEIAGAAEAMRSAATRIHLPEVSVIADTCGTGGDKQGSFNISTAAAFVVAGAGFTVAKHGNRSISSQCGSADVLEVLGVRVDPAPSVVERCLKEIGIGFLFAPAFHPAMKFAGPVRRELGVRTVFNVLGPLTNPAGANAQVVGVFSPRMVEVLAKVLVRLGTRESLVVHGAGHDEITLSGNTKVADIRGGRITHRTLTPKDFGFKRVPASVLVGGDKETNADIIRRVLKGESGPQRDAVVANAAAAVWVAGRAAGRADLKTLMHGRRAAEASIDTGAAREKLERLAVLSNTP